From Anopheles funestus chromosome 3RL, idAnoFuneDA-416_04, whole genome shotgun sequence, a single genomic window includes:
- the LOC125771154 gene encoding UDP-glucosyltransferase 2-like: MASSVALFVVLVAWLGSGTFAANILYINSVASPSHFGWNRALIYELASRGHNLTVFGVNSEPNPPPNVTFILLENVYDALYSDPNMDTDFFEMSKIGPFSMHLIFNQYVLGVCEIVLRTEGAKRLQDYPPDFGFDLIIHDYLSGPCLAALAHHRFGKPPVIAVTAYHGISTTLSMTGSYHYSALLPNHVYDATEDMSYKERFINLLVNMEEELLQVYDLLPSSNRMIRQYDPTVPDVAEFYSQTKLVLLNSNPIIQYTEPFMPNVIPVGGMQIIKPKPLPEDLASLLEKAGPGGVILFSLGTNVRSDQLGEARILAIIGAMEALPEYTFLWKFESDTMPRALPSNVHVKKWLPQNDLLAQPAVRLFITHSGLLSTQEAIWHGVPVIGFPVFADQFKNINYCMAKGVGKRLSIEHVNKDELVRTIREIMTTESYRTNMKRMSSLFRDQPEHPLDRAAWWVEWVLRHPDATEMLTHGSRLHWFVKYSYDVLIPLFASIALVLHGLFFIVRRLFCRRRKAATSKSEKQKRS; encoded by the exons ATGGCATCATCGGTGGCGCTGTTTGTCGTGTTAGTTGCTTGGCTCGGGTCAGGCACATTTGCCGCCAACATTCTATACATTAACTCCGTTGCATCTCCCAGCCATTTCGGATG GAACCGAGCGCTAATATACGAGCTAGCCTCCCGAGGCCACAACCTGACCGTGTTTGGAGTGAACAGTGAACCAAATCCACCACCGAACGtaacttttattttgctcgAAAATGTGTACGACGCGCTCTACAGCGATCCAAATATGGACACGGATTTCTTCGAAATGAGCAAGATTGGACCGTTTAGCATGCATCTCATATTTAACCAGTATGTCCTCGGTGTGTGTGAGATTGTACTGCGCACGGAAGGGGCCAAACGGTTGCAAGACTATCCGCCCGATTTTGGGTTCGATCTTATCATACACGACTACCTATCCGGACCGTGTTTGGCAGCACTGGCGCATCATCGGTTCGGGAAGCCACCGGTTATAGCTGTCACGGCGTATCACGGCATTTCGACCACGCTTTCGATGACCGGATCGTATCACTACTCAGCGCTACTGCCGAACCATGTTTACGATGCGACCGAAGACATGAGCTACAAGGAGCGCTTCATTAACCTGCTGGTGAACATGGAGGAGGAACTGTTGCAGGTTTACGATTTGCTCCCAAGCTCGAACCGGATGATCCGTCAGTACGATCCAACCGTACCGGATGTGGCCGAGTTTTACAGCCAAACGAAGCTGGTGCTGTTGAATTCGAACCCCATCATCCAGTACACCGAACCGTTTATGCCCAACGTGATCCCCGTCGGCGGAATGCAGATCATCAAACCGAAACCACTGCCGGAAGATTTGGCCAGTCTGCTCGAAAAAGCCGGCCCAGGGGGTGTGATACTGTTCTCCCTGGGTACTAATGTACGCAGCGACCAGTTGGGTGAGGCCCGCATCCTTGCCATCATCGGTGCAATGGAAGCCCTGCCAGAGTACACATTCCTGTGGAAGTTTGAATCGGACACGATGCCGCGCGCACTGCCCAGCAATGTGCACGTGAAGAAATGGCTGCCACAAAACGATCTGCTAGCGCAACCGGCCGTACGACTGTTCATCACACACAGCGGGCTGCTGAGCACACAGGAAGCGATCTGGCACGGTGTACCGGTCATCGGCTTTCCGGTGTTTGCTGATCAGTTTAAAAACATCAACTACTGCATGGCAAAGGGCGTCGGCAAACGGCTTAGCATTGAGCACGTTAACAAGGATGAGCTCGTTCGTACGATACGGGAAATCATGACCACGGAAAG TTATCGCACCAACATGAAACGCATGTCATCGCTGTTCCGTGACCAACCGGAGCATCCGCTCGATCGGGCTGCCTGGTGGGTCGAGTGGGTCCTGCGCCACCCAGACGCAACGGAAATGCTGACGCACGGTTCCCGATTGCACTGGTTCGTGAAATATTCCTACGACGTGCTGATTCCACTATTCGCCTCGATCGCACTCGTGCTGCATGGGCTGTTCTTCATCGTTCGTCGTCTGTTTTGTCGCCGCAGAAAAGCAGCTACTTCCAAgtcggaaaaacaaaagcgatcATAA
- the LOC125771137 gene encoding protein nervous wreck isoform X2: protein MGKALQMSGSLPNLPAPPERTGRRRKLMNRYYHREGNYTKFLKNLHTEQLAKLALKNQNECELLEDIRQFTLKRSAIEKSYSEALLKISSAYLNKKQACIPEIKMDGADEKWNMWSVWQTVLEENEKLARARLAAVEVFQQQIADEAKVLRSTKLNSSKRCIENLGVVQKELQNSVTDVDKTKKIYFDEEHSAHDVRDKARDIEEKLKKKKGSFFQSITSLQKNSARVTSRKEQLEEKSTGARNDYILSLAAANAHQNRYFTIDLQTTMATMENYVYERVADYLALIGRTELLTCSATQNSFGKIRDQAQQLTREYNLQCCYLYYPVLKQHIQYEFEPCDQDPVRKITADHESAADTLSREGKRWAGRVARESNVIRECARKLAVCTALREAGHRTDPNDQNGPDLETKIEEFRENIRKSEIAKAKAEARLECLRIGGINVDEWIQEAETLSVQEMPRSASSLSMRTDASGQGENPSSDSFYDSDNAEQDQPVSESSPAPKQPEPPSDEFTADSDEDEEFGVEQERQKIEQISHGWDDPTQVDWGAEEAAAAAASSQAAVETAAAAVQPREPAGQTFKCTALYSYTAQNPDELTIVESEQLEVVGEGDGDGWLRARNYRGEEGFVPHNYLDVERDTPVDTHTPAQLSSQISFSSVDYTVDNEDQDQLQDSGQSPDQISVISAPRKVNNQLYCVALYDYDATAEDELTFEEGQIIKLITKSPHGVDDGWWEGELMGKIGNFPSLVVEECDENGEPLTDAEDESPPPSAPPTFAAPAPPPPMILQEATPPEDLSNAGPAIDKFEFELNNDQHEQYGTQFSAPPSQPPPVVICEDPEAEEAATMEEESRQGATAAATASSDDSNQLNFAQIIVTCATPMHEEPDKKFPPAEDGPPAGDDEQAEIVEKQEQEKQEISSKQKSQDAEVPKPPTPPSQEPTTKPKTAPPKPAKPPSPPKPEKPATAPKPTNVAAKSATAKKPERARPGTVPEPEPEPEPDATPIEDPVAPFEANFEANFEAGFAANFDDAFGQSSQPEVPKQVVGGRASIPEELEPHQLARLQNLKESNA from the exons ATGGGGAAAGCATTACAGATGTCGGGCTCGTTGCCTAATTTACCGGCACCTCCAGAACGGACCGGAAGGCGTCGGAAGTTGATGAATCGATACTACCATCGGGAG GGCAATTACACAAAGTTTCTGAAGAATCTCCACACGGAGCAGTTGGCAAAGCTAGCGCTCAAGAATCAGAACGAGTGCGAGCTGCTCGAGGACATCCGACAGTTTACGCTGAAGCGGTCCGCCATCGAGAAATCGTACAGTGAGGCACTGCTGAAGATATCGTCGGCATACTTGAACAAGAAGCAAGCATGCATTCCCGAGATCAAAATGGATGGTGCGGACGAGAAATG gaATATGTGGAGCGTATGGCAGACGGTATTGGAGGAGAACGAAAAGTTGGCCCGAGCCCGTCTGGCTGCGGTGGAGGTGTTCCAGCAGCAGATCGCTGACGAAGCCAAAGTCCTGCGCAGCACCAAGCTTAACAGTAGCAAACGCTGCATCGAGAACCTGGGCGTTGTGCAGAAGGAGCTACAAAATTCGGTCACCGACGTCGATAAGACGAAGAAGATATACTTCGACGAGGAGCACAGCGCCCATGATGTGCGCGACAAGGCGCGAgacattgaggagaagctcaagaagaagaagggctCATTCTTCCAGTCCATCACATCGCTGCAGAAGAACAGTGCCCGTGTGACGTCGCGCAAGGAACAGCTGGAGGAGAAATCAACGGGAGCCCGGAACGATTATATTCTAAGTCTGGCGGCAGCGAACGCACACCAGAACCGTTACTTCACCATCGACCTGCAGACGACGATGGCAACGATGGAGAATTATGTGTATGAGCGGGTAGCCGACTATTTGGCACTGATTGGCCGTACCGAACTGTTGACCTGTTCGGCCACGCAGAACTCATTCGGTAAGATACGCGACCAGGCGCAGCAGCTTACGCGTGAGTACAATCTGCAGTGCTGCTATCTGTACTATCCGGTACTGAAGCAACACATCCAGTACGAGTTCGAACCGTGCGATCAGGATCCGGTGCGTAAGATTACGGCGGATCATGAATCGGCCGCAGATACGCTGAGTCGCGAAGGTAAACGATGGGCGGGTCGGGTCGCTCGTGAGAGTAATGTTATTCGGGAGTGTGCCCGTAAGTTGGCGGTGTGTACAGCGCTACGGGAAGCTGGCCATCGTACCGATCCGAACGATCAGAACGGACCGGATCTGGAGACGAAGATTGAGGAGTTCCGTGAAAACATTCGCAAGTCGGAGATTGCAAAGGCGAAGGCGGAAGCACGGTTGGAATGCTTGCGTATCGGAGGTATTAATGTGGACGAATGGATACAGGAGGCGGAAACGCTCAGTGTGCAGGAGATGCCACGTTCAGCCAGTTCGCTATCGATGCGCACGGATGCGTCTGGACAAGGG GAAAATCCCAGCTCGGATTCGTTCTACGACAGCGACAACGCCGAACAAGATCAACCAGTGTCGGAGTCATCGCCTGCACCGAAACAACCGGAGCCACCATCGGACGAGTTTACGGCTGACAGTGATGAGGATGAGG AGTTCGGCGTGGAACAGGAAAGACAGAAAATCGAGCAGATTTCTCACGGTTGGGACGACCCTACACAGGTCGACTGGGGTGCAGAGGAGGCAGCTGCAGCAGCGGCCAGTAGCCAAGCAGCCGTTGAGACTGCTGCAGCCGCAGTGCAACCAAGGGAACCAGCGGGACAGACGTTTAAGTGTACCGCACTGTACTCGTACACCGCTCAGAATCCGGACGAGTTGACCATCGTGGAAAGCGAGCAGCTCGAGGTGGTAGGTGAAGGTGACGGTGATGGATGGCTGCGGGCACGTAACTATCGCGGTGAGGAAGGCTTTGTGCCACACAACTATCTCGATGTGGAGCGAGACACACCGGTCGATACGCACACGCCTGCACAGCTTTCGTCGCAGATTTCCTTCTCGTCGGTTGACTACACCGTGGACAACGAGGATCAAGATCAGCTACAGGATTCCGGTCAATCGCCAGATCAGATTTCGGTCATTTCAGCACCGCGCAAGGTCAACAATCAGCTGTACTGTGTGGCGTTGTACGATTACGACGCCACCGCCGAGGATGAGCTGACATTCGAGGAAGGACAA aTTATCAAACTCATCACTAAAAGCCCGCATGGTGTGGACGATGGATGGTGGGAAGGCGAGTTGATGGGAAAGATCGGCAATTTCCCTTCGCTGGTGGTGGAAGAATGCGATGAGAACGGTGAACCACTTACCGATGCTGAGGATGAATCTCCTCCACCATCGGCACCGCCTACGTTTGCTGCACCGGCTCCACCACCGCCGATGATTCTACAGGAAGCAACACCTCCTGAAG ATTTGTCCAATGCTGGGCCTGCAATCGACAAGTTTGAGTTTGAGTTAAACAACGACCAACATGAACAGTATGGAACTCAATTTTCGGCACCGCCATCACAACCACCGCCGG TTGTAATCTGTGAGGATCCTGAG GCCGAAGAGGCCGCTACTATGGAAGAGGAATCTCGACAAGGAGCAACCGCAGCAGCTACTGCTAGCAGTGATGATAGCAACCAACTCAACTTTGCACAGATCATTGTAACCTGCGCAACACCGATGCACGAAGAGCCGGACAAAAAGTTCCCGCCGGCAGAGGATGGCCCACCAGCCGGAGATGACGAGCAGGCAGAGATCGTGGAAAAGCAGGAGCAGGAAAAGCAGGAGATCAGTAGCAAGCAGAAATCTCAGGATGCCGAGGTGCCAAAGCCACCCACGCCACCGTCACAGGAACCCACGACCAAACCGAAAACCGCTCCGCCAAAGCCGGCCAAACCACCGTCACCACCAAAGCCGGAAAAGCCGGCAACCGCCCCGAAACCCACCAATGTGGCGGCAAAAAGTGCCACCGCCAAGAAGCCGGAACGGGCCCGACCGGGTACGGTGCCGGAACCCGAACCCGAGCCGGAACCGGATGCGACCCCGATAGAGGATCCGGTTGCACCGTTCGAGGCGAACTTTGAAGCCAACTTTGAGGCCGGGTTTGCGGCCAACTTTGACGATGCGTTCGGGCAGAGCAGTCAGCCGGAGGTGCCGAAGCAGGTGGTTGGAGGGCGGGCCAGCATACCGGAAGAGCTGGAACCGCATCAGCTGGCTCGGCTGCAGAATCTGAAGGAATCGAACGCATAA
- the LOC125771137 gene encoding protein nervous wreck isoform X1, translating into MGKALQMSGSLPNLPAPPERTGRRRKLMNRYYHREGNYTKFLKNLHTEQLAKLALKNQNECELLEDIRQFTLKRSAIEKSYSEALLKISSAYLNKKQACIPEIKMDGADEKWNMWSVWQTVLEENEKLARARLAAVEVFQQQIADEAKVLRSTKLNSSKRCIENLGVVQKELQNSVTDVDKTKKIYFDEEHSAHDVRDKARDIEEKLKKKKGSFFQSITSLQKNSARVTSRKEQLEEKSTGARNDYILSLAAANAHQNRYFTIDLQTTMATMENYVYERVADYLALIGRTELLTCSATQNSFGKIRDQAQQLTREYNLQCCYLYYPVLKQHIQYEFEPCDQDPVRKITADHESAADTLSREGKRWAGRVARESNVIRECARKLAVCTALREAGHRTDPNDQNGPDLETKIEEFRENIRKSEIAKAKAEARLECLRIGGINVDEWIQEAETLSVQEMPRSASSLSMRTDASGQGENPSSDSFYDSDNAEQDQPVSESSPAPKQPEPPSDEFTADSDEDEEFGVEQERQKIEQISHGWDDPTQVDWGAEEAAAAAASSQAAVETAAAAVQPREPAGQTFKCTALYSYTAQNPDELTIVESEQLEVVGEGDGDGWLRARNYRGEEGFVPHNYLDVERDTPVDTHTPAQLSSQISFSSVDYTVDNEDQDQLQDSGQSPDQISVISAPRKVNNQLYCVALYDYDATAEDELTFEEGQIIKLITKSPHGVDDGWWEGELMGKIGNFPSLVVEECDENGEPLTDAEDESPPPSAPPTFAAPAPPPPMILQEATPPEGQSPNLSNAGPAIDKFEFELNNDQHEQYGTQFSAPPSQPPPVVICEDPEAEEAATMEEESRQGATAAATASSDDSNQLNFAQIIVTCATPMHEEPDKKFPPAEDGPPAGDDEQAEIVEKQEQEKQEISSKQKSQDAEVPKPPTPPSQEPTTKPKTAPPKPAKPPSPPKPEKPATAPKPTNVAAKSATAKKPERARPGTVPEPEPEPEPDATPIEDPVAPFEANFEANFEAGFAANFDDAFGQSSQPEVPKQVVGGRASIPEELEPHQLARLQNLKESNA; encoded by the exons ATGGGGAAAGCATTACAGATGTCGGGCTCGTTGCCTAATTTACCGGCACCTCCAGAACGGACCGGAAGGCGTCGGAAGTTGATGAATCGATACTACCATCGGGAG GGCAATTACACAAAGTTTCTGAAGAATCTCCACACGGAGCAGTTGGCAAAGCTAGCGCTCAAGAATCAGAACGAGTGCGAGCTGCTCGAGGACATCCGACAGTTTACGCTGAAGCGGTCCGCCATCGAGAAATCGTACAGTGAGGCACTGCTGAAGATATCGTCGGCATACTTGAACAAGAAGCAAGCATGCATTCCCGAGATCAAAATGGATGGTGCGGACGAGAAATG gaATATGTGGAGCGTATGGCAGACGGTATTGGAGGAGAACGAAAAGTTGGCCCGAGCCCGTCTGGCTGCGGTGGAGGTGTTCCAGCAGCAGATCGCTGACGAAGCCAAAGTCCTGCGCAGCACCAAGCTTAACAGTAGCAAACGCTGCATCGAGAACCTGGGCGTTGTGCAGAAGGAGCTACAAAATTCGGTCACCGACGTCGATAAGACGAAGAAGATATACTTCGACGAGGAGCACAGCGCCCATGATGTGCGCGACAAGGCGCGAgacattgaggagaagctcaagaagaagaagggctCATTCTTCCAGTCCATCACATCGCTGCAGAAGAACAGTGCCCGTGTGACGTCGCGCAAGGAACAGCTGGAGGAGAAATCAACGGGAGCCCGGAACGATTATATTCTAAGTCTGGCGGCAGCGAACGCACACCAGAACCGTTACTTCACCATCGACCTGCAGACGACGATGGCAACGATGGAGAATTATGTGTATGAGCGGGTAGCCGACTATTTGGCACTGATTGGCCGTACCGAACTGTTGACCTGTTCGGCCACGCAGAACTCATTCGGTAAGATACGCGACCAGGCGCAGCAGCTTACGCGTGAGTACAATCTGCAGTGCTGCTATCTGTACTATCCGGTACTGAAGCAACACATCCAGTACGAGTTCGAACCGTGCGATCAGGATCCGGTGCGTAAGATTACGGCGGATCATGAATCGGCCGCAGATACGCTGAGTCGCGAAGGTAAACGATGGGCGGGTCGGGTCGCTCGTGAGAGTAATGTTATTCGGGAGTGTGCCCGTAAGTTGGCGGTGTGTACAGCGCTACGGGAAGCTGGCCATCGTACCGATCCGAACGATCAGAACGGACCGGATCTGGAGACGAAGATTGAGGAGTTCCGTGAAAACATTCGCAAGTCGGAGATTGCAAAGGCGAAGGCGGAAGCACGGTTGGAATGCTTGCGTATCGGAGGTATTAATGTGGACGAATGGATACAGGAGGCGGAAACGCTCAGTGTGCAGGAGATGCCACGTTCAGCCAGTTCGCTATCGATGCGCACGGATGCGTCTGGACAAGGG GAAAATCCCAGCTCGGATTCGTTCTACGACAGCGACAACGCCGAACAAGATCAACCAGTGTCGGAGTCATCGCCTGCACCGAAACAACCGGAGCCACCATCGGACGAGTTTACGGCTGACAGTGATGAGGATGAGG AGTTCGGCGTGGAACAGGAAAGACAGAAAATCGAGCAGATTTCTCACGGTTGGGACGACCCTACACAGGTCGACTGGGGTGCAGAGGAGGCAGCTGCAGCAGCGGCCAGTAGCCAAGCAGCCGTTGAGACTGCTGCAGCCGCAGTGCAACCAAGGGAACCAGCGGGACAGACGTTTAAGTGTACCGCACTGTACTCGTACACCGCTCAGAATCCGGACGAGTTGACCATCGTGGAAAGCGAGCAGCTCGAGGTGGTAGGTGAAGGTGACGGTGATGGATGGCTGCGGGCACGTAACTATCGCGGTGAGGAAGGCTTTGTGCCACACAACTATCTCGATGTGGAGCGAGACACACCGGTCGATACGCACACGCCTGCACAGCTTTCGTCGCAGATTTCCTTCTCGTCGGTTGACTACACCGTGGACAACGAGGATCAAGATCAGCTACAGGATTCCGGTCAATCGCCAGATCAGATTTCGGTCATTTCAGCACCGCGCAAGGTCAACAATCAGCTGTACTGTGTGGCGTTGTACGATTACGACGCCACCGCCGAGGATGAGCTGACATTCGAGGAAGGACAA aTTATCAAACTCATCACTAAAAGCCCGCATGGTGTGGACGATGGATGGTGGGAAGGCGAGTTGATGGGAAAGATCGGCAATTTCCCTTCGCTGGTGGTGGAAGAATGCGATGAGAACGGTGAACCACTTACCGATGCTGAGGATGAATCTCCTCCACCATCGGCACCGCCTACGTTTGCTGCACCGGCTCCACCACCGCCGATGATTCTACAGGAAGCAACACCTCCTGAAGGTCAAAGTCCAA ATTTGTCCAATGCTGGGCCTGCAATCGACAAGTTTGAGTTTGAGTTAAACAACGACCAACATGAACAGTATGGAACTCAATTTTCGGCACCGCCATCACAACCACCGCCGG TTGTAATCTGTGAGGATCCTGAG GCCGAAGAGGCCGCTACTATGGAAGAGGAATCTCGACAAGGAGCAACCGCAGCAGCTACTGCTAGCAGTGATGATAGCAACCAACTCAACTTTGCACAGATCATTGTAACCTGCGCAACACCGATGCACGAAGAGCCGGACAAAAAGTTCCCGCCGGCAGAGGATGGCCCACCAGCCGGAGATGACGAGCAGGCAGAGATCGTGGAAAAGCAGGAGCAGGAAAAGCAGGAGATCAGTAGCAAGCAGAAATCTCAGGATGCCGAGGTGCCAAAGCCACCCACGCCACCGTCACAGGAACCCACGACCAAACCGAAAACCGCTCCGCCAAAGCCGGCCAAACCACCGTCACCACCAAAGCCGGAAAAGCCGGCAACCGCCCCGAAACCCACCAATGTGGCGGCAAAAAGTGCCACCGCCAAGAAGCCGGAACGGGCCCGACCGGGTACGGTGCCGGAACCCGAACCCGAGCCGGAACCGGATGCGACCCCGATAGAGGATCCGGTTGCACCGTTCGAGGCGAACTTTGAAGCCAACTTTGAGGCCGGGTTTGCGGCCAACTTTGACGATGCGTTCGGGCAGAGCAGTCAGCCGGAGGTGCCGAAGCAGGTGGTTGGAGGGCGGGCCAGCATACCGGAAGAGCTGGAACCGCATCAGCTGGCTCGGCTGCAGAATCTGAAGGAATCGAACGCATAA
- the LOC125771137 gene encoding protein nervous wreck isoform X3 yields MQPPPRKGNYTKFLKNLHTEQLAKLALKNQNECELLEDIRQFTLKRSAIEKSYSEALLKISSAYLNKKQACIPEIKMDGADEKWNMWSVWQTVLEENEKLARARLAAVEVFQQQIADEAKVLRSTKLNSSKRCIENLGVVQKELQNSVTDVDKTKKIYFDEEHSAHDVRDKARDIEEKLKKKKGSFFQSITSLQKNSARVTSRKEQLEEKSTGARNDYILSLAAANAHQNRYFTIDLQTTMATMENYVYERVADYLALIGRTELLTCSATQNSFGKIRDQAQQLTREYNLQCCYLYYPVLKQHIQYEFEPCDQDPVRKITADHESAADTLSREGKRWAGRVARESNVIRECARKLAVCTALREAGHRTDPNDQNGPDLETKIEEFRENIRKSEIAKAKAEARLECLRIGGINVDEWIQEAETLSVQEMPRSASSLSMRTDASGQGENPSSDSFYDSDNAEQDQPVSESSPAPKQPEPPSDEFTADSDEDEEFGVEQERQKIEQISHGWDDPTQVDWGAEEAAAAAASSQAAVETAAAAVQPREPAGQTFKCTALYSYTAQNPDELTIVESEQLEVVGEGDGDGWLRARNYRGEEGFVPHNYLDVERDTPVDTHTPAQLSSQISFSSVDYTVDNEDQDQLQDSGQSPDQISVISAPRKVNNQLYCVALYDYDATAEDELTFEEGQIIKLITKSPHGVDDGWWEGELMGKIGNFPSLVVEECDENGEPLTDAEDESPPPSAPPTFAAPAPPPPMILQEATPPEGQSPNLSNAGPAIDKFEFELNNDQHEQYGTQFSAPPSQPPPVVICEDPEAEEAATMEEESRQGATAAATASSDDSNQLNFAQIIVTCATPMHEEPDKKFPPAEDGPPAGDDEQAEIVEKQEQEKQEISSKQKSQDAEVPKPPTPPSQEPTTKPKTAPPKPAKPPSPPKPEKPATAPKPTNVAAKSATAKKPERARPGTVPEPEPEPEPDATPIEDPVAPFEANFEANFEAGFAANFDDAFGQSSQPEVPKQVVGGRASIPEELEPHQLARLQNLKESNA; encoded by the exons ATGCAGCCCCCACCACGAAAA GGCAATTACACAAAGTTTCTGAAGAATCTCCACACGGAGCAGTTGGCAAAGCTAGCGCTCAAGAATCAGAACGAGTGCGAGCTGCTCGAGGACATCCGACAGTTTACGCTGAAGCGGTCCGCCATCGAGAAATCGTACAGTGAGGCACTGCTGAAGATATCGTCGGCATACTTGAACAAGAAGCAAGCATGCATTCCCGAGATCAAAATGGATGGTGCGGACGAGAAATG gaATATGTGGAGCGTATGGCAGACGGTATTGGAGGAGAACGAAAAGTTGGCCCGAGCCCGTCTGGCTGCGGTGGAGGTGTTCCAGCAGCAGATCGCTGACGAAGCCAAAGTCCTGCGCAGCACCAAGCTTAACAGTAGCAAACGCTGCATCGAGAACCTGGGCGTTGTGCAGAAGGAGCTACAAAATTCGGTCACCGACGTCGATAAGACGAAGAAGATATACTTCGACGAGGAGCACAGCGCCCATGATGTGCGCGACAAGGCGCGAgacattgaggagaagctcaagaagaagaagggctCATTCTTCCAGTCCATCACATCGCTGCAGAAGAACAGTGCCCGTGTGACGTCGCGCAAGGAACAGCTGGAGGAGAAATCAACGGGAGCCCGGAACGATTATATTCTAAGTCTGGCGGCAGCGAACGCACACCAGAACCGTTACTTCACCATCGACCTGCAGACGACGATGGCAACGATGGAGAATTATGTGTATGAGCGGGTAGCCGACTATTTGGCACTGATTGGCCGTACCGAACTGTTGACCTGTTCGGCCACGCAGAACTCATTCGGTAAGATACGCGACCAGGCGCAGCAGCTTACGCGTGAGTACAATCTGCAGTGCTGCTATCTGTACTATCCGGTACTGAAGCAACACATCCAGTACGAGTTCGAACCGTGCGATCAGGATCCGGTGCGTAAGATTACGGCGGATCATGAATCGGCCGCAGATACGCTGAGTCGCGAAGGTAAACGATGGGCGGGTCGGGTCGCTCGTGAGAGTAATGTTATTCGGGAGTGTGCCCGTAAGTTGGCGGTGTGTACAGCGCTACGGGAAGCTGGCCATCGTACCGATCCGAACGATCAGAACGGACCGGATCTGGAGACGAAGATTGAGGAGTTCCGTGAAAACATTCGCAAGTCGGAGATTGCAAAGGCGAAGGCGGAAGCACGGTTGGAATGCTTGCGTATCGGAGGTATTAATGTGGACGAATGGATACAGGAGGCGGAAACGCTCAGTGTGCAGGAGATGCCACGTTCAGCCAGTTCGCTATCGATGCGCACGGATGCGTCTGGACAAGGG GAAAATCCCAGCTCGGATTCGTTCTACGACAGCGACAACGCCGAACAAGATCAACCAGTGTCGGAGTCATCGCCTGCACCGAAACAACCGGAGCCACCATCGGACGAGTTTACGGCTGACAGTGATGAGGATGAGG AGTTCGGCGTGGAACAGGAAAGACAGAAAATCGAGCAGATTTCTCACGGTTGGGACGACCCTACACAGGTCGACTGGGGTGCAGAGGAGGCAGCTGCAGCAGCGGCCAGTAGCCAAGCAGCCGTTGAGACTGCTGCAGCCGCAGTGCAACCAAGGGAACCAGCGGGACAGACGTTTAAGTGTACCGCACTGTACTCGTACACCGCTCAGAATCCGGACGAGTTGACCATCGTGGAAAGCGAGCAGCTCGAGGTGGTAGGTGAAGGTGACGGTGATGGATGGCTGCGGGCACGTAACTATCGCGGTGAGGAAGGCTTTGTGCCACACAACTATCTCGATGTGGAGCGAGACACACCGGTCGATACGCACACGCCTGCACAGCTTTCGTCGCAGATTTCCTTCTCGTCGGTTGACTACACCGTGGACAACGAGGATCAAGATCAGCTACAGGATTCCGGTCAATCGCCAGATCAGATTTCGGTCATTTCAGCACCGCGCAAGGTCAACAATCAGCTGTACTGTGTGGCGTTGTACGATTACGACGCCACCGCCGAGGATGAGCTGACATTCGAGGAAGGACAA aTTATCAAACTCATCACTAAAAGCCCGCATGGTGTGGACGATGGATGGTGGGAAGGCGAGTTGATGGGAAAGATCGGCAATTTCCCTTCGCTGGTGGTGGAAGAATGCGATGAGAACGGTGAACCACTTACCGATGCTGAGGATGAATCTCCTCCACCATCGGCACCGCCTACGTTTGCTGCACCGGCTCCACCACCGCCGATGATTCTACAGGAAGCAACACCTCCTGAAGGTCAAAGTCCAA ATTTGTCCAATGCTGGGCCTGCAATCGACAAGTTTGAGTTTGAGTTAAACAACGACCAACATGAACAGTATGGAACTCAATTTTCGGCACCGCCATCACAACCACCGCCGG TTGTAATCTGTGAGGATCCTGAG GCCGAAGAGGCCGCTACTATGGAAGAGGAATCTCGACAAGGAGCAACCGCAGCAGCTACTGCTAGCAGTGATGATAGCAACCAACTCAACTTTGCACAGATCATTGTAACCTGCGCAACACCGATGCACGAAGAGCCGGACAAAAAGTTCCCGCCGGCAGAGGATGGCCCACCAGCCGGAGATGACGAGCAGGCAGAGATCGTGGAAAAGCAGGAGCAGGAAAAGCAGGAGATCAGTAGCAAGCAGAAATCTCAGGATGCCGAGGTGCCAAAGCCACCCACGCCACCGTCACAGGAACCCACGACCAAACCGAAAACCGCTCCGCCAAAGCCGGCCAAACCACCGTCACCACCAAAGCCGGAAAAGCCGGCAACCGCCCCGAAACCCACCAATGTGGCGGCAAAAAGTGCCACCGCCAAGAAGCCGGAACGGGCCCGACCGGGTACGGTGCCGGAACCCGAACCCGAGCCGGAACCGGATGCGACCCCGATAGAGGATCCGGTTGCACCGTTCGAGGCGAACTTTGAAGCCAACTTTGAGGCCGGGTTTGCGGCCAACTTTGACGATGCGTTCGGGCAGAGCAGTCAGCCGGAGGTGCCGAAGCAGGTGGTTGGAGGGCGGGCCAGCATACCGGAAGAGCTGGAACCGCATCAGCTGGCTCGGCTGCAGAATCTGAAGGAATCGAACGCATAA